In Gossypium hirsutum isolate 1008001.06 unplaced genomic scaffold, Gossypium_hirsutum_v2.1 scaffold_719, whole genome shotgun sequence, the genomic stretch ttttaattaaaaaaatttaaaatttaaaaaatatttaaatagtgAATGAAGCCTATATTACATAAAGTTTTAGCaatagtttttaaaataattataaaacttaatattttaatttataattttattttaattaaatttgtatttattaCTAATCAATTAAacacattatataaaaaaaaatatcttaAAGCTTCGAATTGGTTTATAACTTAAGattgagttttaaataaaattgtaaaattcgAAATTGAAAAATCTATACTAATTTTCACTGAAAATCATTTTTGAGTTTTCATCCACTTAATGCGTTGAATGAGTATAAAACTTGTGGGAACAAATTATGGATTAATAGTTTGACTTGTCATAGAATTGCTAGGATTTTGAgtggaaatatgataaatattgagataactttttttttaaatacaaaatcTTACTAGAAATATCCAAAATATATTGGGCATGTAGTAAGAAATCATGTGATAAAGTAAATATGTAATTCGTATACATAATATAACATGTATGTAATAAATACAATAACGAATAATATATAGAAGATATTCGATTCATCGAGTATTACATTAATAATGTTACATTTTGAAATGAGATTATAATATTTAGATTTTCAATATTCTGTTGCCGTGAAATATATAGTGCAAgatgtcataatataatttgaTATCATTCAACCTCTTATTAGGTTATCTCAATTCTgaataaaatctatttttttaacaaaattattttttgtcttcattatttgaattttaatgttAGTGCAAAACCAACAAACTTGAAACTTGAATTTATTTGACTAATTCTTTTACTAAATttctttataatctttaaaatgtcaaattcaaattatttgaagATTGCAAACTTAGCAAAgttctcatttttttttgttaagttaATTTCTAAACTTAAAATTATTCTCATATTAAGGCCGTTACTTGACGTTTATCCTCAAATTGGGGACCAGAGACAATTCCAAAGAATTAACTTAGACAAAAAACATATCACATCCTAATGTAAAAACAATTTTCCAAGTCAGGACCTTggaaacaaaaaaatttcaagccCTAATATTGGAAAACAATATCGGTTCAAAATCTAGGATGAAAATCTAAGATGAACACCCTGACTTGTGAATATTTACCACATTCCAACTTCAGAAAATGATTCACCCTTAAATCTTAGTTACTAATTTACTTATATGGTGGTTTTAATTTCTAGAAATAAAATTCCttatttatctaaataaaatataatagctTACATTACCAAATAAAACTCAATTACCACAacattaacaattttaaaaaaaaatctatatggTTCATAAAAAAACGGTTTTTATCGATGAATCTTAACTCAATGGTATGACATTGGTCAATATAGAAAGACGTAAATCATTTTATGAAACACATTATCCTCTGTTCATAGGTTGAGAAAAACCTATGAATAAAACTCTAATTATTATCTCAAAAGACAAATGTGAtcaaaaactataataaaatgtCAAAACAACAGAATTTCTAAACTATTGGGTACGCCCAAACTATAGAATTTGAAGTTTATATATGAGTTCGCTTATCTTTAACATTAAAGGTAAaccaaacttaaaataaataatataaaatataaaaaacaaaccCATCATATTTAGGTCAAttgttttaaattgaaatcatacaaggttaataaaaaaattatcaagtcAAATAAGTATGAAAGCCCAAGACTAAAAAATGTTGGTGaacttataaaaacaaaaattatatagaaatttaataatctataaataattaaatttcataaccAAACAAATGAAACACATTCCAAccaagaattaaataaaaaatcaattacctATTTCATCCCGAAATTTATTACAAACATAGTTAAGCTTCGGCGAATCAGACCACCAATATGTAACAATTTGATTTCTTCTTAGAGGAATTTTTTTTGCACTACTTTTCTTTGGAGTATAAATCCAATaccaatgaataaaaaaataataaaaaagcctAAACCTATCATAATTAATAAAAACCAATACTGACATCTAACTAAGCCTTAATACTATTCTAACTTATACCTAAATAAGCtcctacaaaataaaaaaaaacatagctTATTCAGTGTAAAatacatatgcatatacatatacaaGAACTTGTTTAAATAAAGCAGTATAACTTATGGGCCTTTTTAGTATTAAGCCTATATAGTAATAGCTTCATGTATAATCttctttttatataattcttaAACCATAAACTCTCCCAATCCTTAAGGGAAGCTATTACATGAGTTAAACTTACATCTTCAAGATGTTACAGCAGCAACGATGCCAATGAAGATAAAACTTAGTGGCTATTGTAATCTTAAAAGGggaaatttattatataaaagaacaaaaaaagagagagaaggaaAAATCCGGGAGATTAGGACAAGAAGGCTGATTTGTGAAAACGCAAAACCGGAAGTGCTTATCAAAAACCGTTACAAGGATTTAATAACACAACCAACTAATAAAGACCATGGGGtgatctaaatataaaaaaaaaaggtctAAAACAGGGAAGGAAACCTGCATCTATGTTCGCTGGACTCACAACGACCACCATTATACATTATCATAAACAAATAGATTAAATTTACAAGATTTAATAAATCCCTATACCTGCTGTTACTGTTTGTCGGGCACTTTTTTATCTGAACGGCATCAGTTTCTTCGTGACCAATGACTTTTCAGGCATCATCAGAGGTGATCGTGATAGAGCCATGATCTGTCATCCCAatccattaaaaaaaatgaactttCTTCGAGTACATAGAAGAACAACCAATAGCCATAAAGGATGCTTACCTTGCCATGAGACTTCAACAAGCAGTAATCAGTAACTGGCCTTGAGATGGATCTTAAGGCCTGTGAAATAGTAGGTGTGCTAGGGATCTATCTATAGGGTTTGTATCAGTTTCCATATCCATAAACCCGGTGCACCTGGATATACCAAAACTTAGAATTAGAATTGTTTCGGAAGATCGAGTTAACTAAGAACAAaggtaaaagaaaggaaaagcaaAGTAAATAGTCTTAGTACAGCCAAGCAGATTCTACCAATTGACTCTATAAGTTTCCTTCAAAAATTCATGTACTAACAAGAGCTTGGCAATGCAAGATGAAATTCTATTAGATCCAACTAAACGATACTTTCAGGTTCAATTCTTACCATGCTTTTTACCGAAGGTCATAGTTCAAATCAAATATCGTGCTCCACAAATAATTGGATTACAGTCTAAAAGCCAAAGCATGAAAACAAACATTTCACTCTATAGTAACTAACAGGACAAGATAATGCTAAAAATCCTTCAGTAATGAACACATACCTGTTTGTTTCTTCGGACGCTGATGAACCACTTCCATCATTACCATCACCGATGCCACTTTTGTTTTGTGCAATTATGCCTTTGTTCGGCACTCCTAGCCAAACGATACAGACTATCCCGTATGCACAGTTTTGTCCTGATATCCAGCTGAAATTCAGAGTTTTAACTTAATCAATTACCATTTTTATGGATTACCAAAGAGACACGCACATGCACAACATGAAAACACATGCAACTTGCACATAGAAAACCTTTCCATCTACTACACCTTTTCCATGACTTGTTGAAGCTGCCGAAAACTAGTTGCTTCCAGCGAGACTTCACAAAAGGAGAAATACACAAGAGCTCTCCCTACATTGAAGAATCTAGTTCTGCTGGGAATTTCCTACACTAACTCCTTCAACTTCACTATGACCTTCATCCTGTTCAACATACAGACCTGCTTTTGATTAGTAACTGGATCACAGAATGCCATCCGAGTATCAGTTTTTGCTTTTTGACATCCTGTTAGTGGGATTTGTGTATCTTGTGGCCGATGTAGCTTTCCCCTCTTCTCATTTTATAATAGCAAAGCCTCAAAAAAGGACCATGAAACTCTCTATCGAATGTACTGATTTGATGCATAAGATGACTCGTTTTTTGAAGATGATTGGCCATTATTTTTCAGATTTGGCACTAGAAACAGTTGGACAGATTGAAACTTGATCCAAAGAACCACTATAGCTGAGATGCAATATAAGGATATTTGTCTGTCTGTAATTCACAGAATCAGGTCCATCGTTTAGTTTGCTCCCGCTGAACATCCAAGGAGAAGAAGAGTTGACAGGATGAATTGCCTAAAGGGGTGCTTTGCATCTGCAAACTGCTTGATGTTATCATATTGGGTAAAAGAACCACCATTTTCCAGATGTTGATCTTTTCGTTCTCCTGATGCTCTATGTTGCTTTGAATGCTTTTCTTGTGGACTGATCTGTAATTGGCAATGCAATAAAACAACATAATAAAAGTCCACATGGCAACAATGCGTTAAGGAAAAATTATAACAATGATCCTTTCATTCTGAATCAGCCAAAAAGTTGATCACGTGATTGTTAtccaaatcaaatagaacatacacTACAAAACAAAGTAATTCATGATGATAGAAGGAAACGTTTTCCTTTGGAGTGCCACAATAGTTATATTTCTACCCTGACCTTAATTTATTCTAGCATTAAATTCATATTCAGAAAGGAAGAAGTGCCTAAAACACTTTTGAAGGATGACAACTTCTAGGTGCTATAGACAAGATAACTAAATATTCTAAAACAAAATGTGAAATTCAAAAGATCAGGAAGAAACAATCATATAGGAGCAAGAAAGATTTTCTAACCTGCTCACTGGGTGTCGACCCATCCTTACTTTCAGATTCTTTATTGGGTACATGCACAGAAGACAAGTGAGCAAGACCAACATTATCACTGCTCATATTTACAGAAGTTATTTTTCATTTAGAAATTCACTTTTCTTGATGGAGTCAACAGTTGCCAGACCTGCACTGGCTGACCTAGAAGTTGGGCACTCTGTAAGCCATTCAGTTTAGCATCAGCCTTCAATGCACCTTGAATCCTTCTGCACTTGTGAAGATGAAAACCAGCACATATCATCTTCATTACTGAGACCCCCCAACCCAAATGTTGAATCACACTTCTGCAAGAAAATATGAAAGGTGAGAAATATTAGTAGTATTTTGTAACCTACAATATTCATTCATCCATACAGGGTGCACGTACATACATGTGGTAGTTATGGATTTATAAATGTAGATATTCAAATTATACTCAAACGGAAGTCCTACTAAGCTACGTGTCACATTTATATGGTAAAGCATAGCATAAAAATGATAAGATGGGTTTCAAGAACTACCTGAACATCCTGTCAACATCCTCAAAATCCCAATCTCCCCAACCATAATATAAAGATCACTATTTTCTTTGTCCTCATGATATATTAAAAACCTAAGATCATCATCAGCAGTtatgtgatttagtggaaatggTAATCATTATTGTCCTCTGGGCACACTTGTCAACCAAGATAGGAATCATCGGCACATAGTCATTCCAACTGAATCTATATTTCCAGTTTCAAGACCATGGCTGACATCCTGGGATCATCAGAAGCCATGCTTGTTCCATCTTTGAGTGAGTCATTATCACCTGAAGTGGGAAACAAGCTATCATGAATGCGAGACCACGGATCCTTTTCTAACATTCTGTTCTTGGTCAAAATATGTAAGCCTTTCTCCTTCTCCCTCAAAATACCAAATTTCTTCCAACTATCAGCATCACTAGTAACTCCAAACACTTCATAACGAGTTTTTTTTCTACCTCCATATTCATCAGCAGTATGGGCACTATAGATTATCAGTAGCACCAAAATCATCCCAAACATATCTCAAGCTGTAAAATCAATTATACAAGTTAACAATAATCATTCTTCACCAAAGGAAGTTCAAAATAAATTAGAGGGGTGATAGGTTTCCATCCCTCCCTAGCACAACACAATTCTTAAAATAGTAATACAACCAAAAATCTGAAAGAGACAAAATACTACAAAAGAAAAGCCATCCAATTATGATCCATGAGCATAAACCCCGGTAGTTCTGATAAAGAATCTTGTGCTTAAGCCGTGCTCTTGCACATTTCAACCACAACATTTTACCCATAGCACTAAATAATCGCCTTTTTTGCCACCAAAAATTggcaatatataaaaaaatattaagttagcATAACAGTCCTTAAAGTGAATAAAATCTTATTCAGAACAGCCCACAAGAAGAAGACGGAAATAGTTATTCGGTGCAATGATAATACTCTCCTAACATAAATATAAAGAAGATACTAGCTCCTCTGACAAGTTGGATTAAATCATTCAAAACGatttaaccaaaagaaaaaaaatgagttgGAGTAAAATGACACTCATCAGATTGTCCAATCTCCGACAAAAGAGCAAGATTCAACAATCATTAAATATGACTTAGACCTACCAGATCAAAAGATATTAGCAATTGAACCTAGTAACCTAATTATCAAACAAAGTCAAACAGGCTACAGCAAACCTGAAATAAAGAACTAAAAATCTTCAAATTGAAGTACTTAAGATCTTTTGTTCAATAAAAATCTATCGCGCCCTCTAATTTTCAATAACTCCATCCACTAATATCAAAATAGAAGAGCGGTAATCCCACTATGAAACTTTTAAGTTCTTTGACATATAAAATCAGTAAACACTGAAAATAAAACCAGAACTCAAGCTGAAAATATTGCATCCACAAGCTTTACTTGAATTGAAAGCACTTCACCACTAGAAAATGAAAAGTAATGAATAAACTTAAAAAGTACACTAAGAACACTACCTCATACATGTACAAGTCAGACATGCCTTCCATACCATAACCACCAGTAAACACAAATCCAATTATTTTGATAGATGTCATGTCGATGGAAGACTATTTGTGCCTAGTTAGCTTTCTGAGACACAAACATAATTAATccaataaattagaaaaaaatcattCAGCAGAAATTAGTTTCAAATTTGGCGTAACATGATCAAGTTAAAACCTAAAAGTGTGAATCACATCAATCAATAACTAAATACTTTTCAGCATTAAAGCACCAAACGCATCCATAACCTTTTTCAGCAGTAAATACACAGTAATCTAACATTCCATATCCATTATTTCTAGCGTAAATCTAATTCCTTACCATTTTTCTATCAATAAAAGGTAGAAGAATTTAGAAGAAAATACAATTAACAGCAAAAAGTAATATCAGTAAGCGCAAATTTGCATCAAATTTAGATTCGATTTTTActactttgtttcttttctttcatctcaattttttttttaaaaatatctaaaattccGTTTCATTTTCCTGCAGTTTTCAGCAACCAAACGAAAAAAGAAATCAACAATCAAGACAAAAATCCAAGGAATAATAcctaaaaaaataagttttcacaaaaaaatgaaaacaaataaaatatcgTAACAAAGTCTCACCTAAACAACGATTTTCACCGGAAAATCAAATACTccaaatccaaaagaaaaaaaaaaacttattttcttcAAAAAGGGCAAAACTTCACTAAAAGAAGCTTCGAATTCACAGAGTACAAGTTTATTCACCAGGTTAACTTACAATTTTACCCTAAATTTAAACAAGAATCCTGGGAAGTTCTAGAGAAAAAAGAGCACCtcgat encodes the following:
- the LOC121227017 gene encoding uncharacterized protein → MAFCDPVTNQKQGELLCISPFVKSRWKQLVFGSFNKSWKSWISGQNCAYGIVCIVWLGVPNKGIIAQNKSGIGDGNDGSGSSASEETNRCTGFMDMETDTNPIDRSLAHLLFHRP